The nucleotide window TTAGCTTCTGCCACCAACATTTGATTACCACCTCTAACTAGAATAGTGACTGCGCGCGAATTCGAGCATTCTTCAATTACCAACATCCTGTCTTTGGTGGTACCGAATGAGATTTCCCTTACTAAACCGGCGCTACCGAGTTTTTCAGGGCTGAGTTCTTCAAAACGAGGTACTATTCTACCTCCAGTAGCTATAGCTATCAATTCAATTTCCGGACCTCCAACCTATTAAAGATTTATATAAACATGAAGAAACAGGGGGGAAAATTAGATACTCACCCATCTAACTGCTGGTAATTCTTGTTGTAACAATAAATGGTTAGCTTCGTCGTCGAATCCCCATTGACAAATTGCTAATGTAGCTCCGGCTTTTTTCACTAAACTGAcctacaaaatattaaaaaatcattattaaatcattatttttatcaatattactaACGATTTCTTTGAATTTCTCCTGTTCATATTGTCTTAATTCTTTGTAATCATCAACGCTGGATACATCCAACTTATGTTTAGTCTTTGGTTTTGGGGGTTCAAATGGACAAGTAAGAATAgctaatttcacatttttcaattctttaggCATCTGTGGATGCGACATCGTTTTATCTATAACAACCCCTTTAACTAAAGTCGTATCTTCCAGCTTTCCACCGACTTTTCCTTCAACTTTAATGAGCTCAAAATTTACATCCTTCTGTTGTAAATCTGCTACAGCTAAAACTGCATTTACAGCTATTTCCGCCATCTGTCTGTGACACttgttaataattttagatCCTAAAGTAGTCATTGCTACTTTTATTAACGGTTCTGTATTTTCTGCAGACACAGGAAACAGCTCGGctattttttctaaatggtTCACTGCAGTTTGGCAAGCTAATTCGAAACCATCGGCGATTCTAATAGGATGAATCCCTTTATCAAGTAGAGATCCAGCTTGTTCTAATAGGGCTCCTGCTAAAACTACTACTCCAGTAGTACCATCACCTGAAATAagtcaaattataatttagaaaatataaataataaaaattaataattaccGATTTCATCGTCTTGTGATTGAGACAACTGCACTAAGAGTTTAGCGACTTCGTTTTCTACAtccatcatttttaaaatagtaGCACCATCGTTCGTCACAGTTACATCTcctacaaattgaaaaaaaaaatactaaaattacataaaataatacGTTAAATATGTAAATACCGTCAGGAGATACCATCATTTTATCTAAGCCTTTGGGTCCTAAAGATGTGCTAACTGTATGTGCAATTTGTCTCGCTGCCAAAATATGCGactgaaaacaaatttaattatctcatatttcataatatgtacaaaataaataattatttcgagTGTTTAATAggaatttttgggaaaattatAACAGTTGTCACAAATCAAAACATAACCAACCTTAAGCGCATCTATTCCGGTTAATCGTTTTTGTTTGTCTTGATCTCTGAGAATTATAAACGGTCGACCATATTCATCGAAAGCGATACTTCCCGGGAATGAAgtcatttttgttaaatttatttaacaaatgaTATTGAGATGGTagagattttttataattttatttttcattaaatctaTCAAATCCCGTGAAATTGACAGATGACTAAAGATCTGAAGTTAGCCACAAGCTGTCAAGTTTTTACGTCAAAGTTACTATAATAAAAACGGTGTTCCGTGCaactagaaaaaatataaatttccaacgaaattattttgtatataccATATAAacgtttttatgttattaaattatagtattcTTCTtgcatttttcgattttcaaaaatccTCGTAGTCTTTAACCACTTTCTTATAACAAGAAGTAATTCGCATTACGCATAAAGCTTTAACAGAATTTCAACTCATCATAATACatagttattttaatttccaCAGCTGATATCTCAATTCGAAATAACcaaaccaattaaaaaaatatattgaaaattcaattgaatgaattattgaaaatattcggaTGAAAATTCGCGCCAAAATTTCTAACCAATAGGTTCCTAATCCTGAATCAGATAGATCATAATCTGATTACGGAAGAAGACTTTAATCAAAGTTTCCGAACGGAACTTTCAATTTTCGgtgtaaatttcaaatttaaaacataatctacaagaatttttaatttttattacgtttttcaTGAGTTAATTCTcctatgatatttatttagttgtgtT belongs to Diorhabda carinulata isolate Delta chromosome X, icDioCari1.1, whole genome shotgun sequence and includes:
- the LOC130902722 gene encoding T-complex protein 1 subunit epsilon, with the protein product MTSFPGSIAFDEYGRPFIILRDQDKQKRLTGIDALKSHILAARQIAHTVSTSLGPKGLDKMMVSPDGDVTVTNDGATILKMMDVENEVAKLLVQLSQSQDDEIGDGTTGVVVLAGALLEQAGSLLDKGIHPIRIADGFELACQTAVNHLEKIAELFPVSAENTEPLIKVAMTTLGSKIINKCHRQMAEIAVNAVLAVADLQQKDVNFELIKVEGKVGGKLEDTTLVKGVVIDKTMSHPQMPKELKNVKLAILTCPFEPPKPKTKHKLDVSSVDDYKELRQYEQEKFKEIVSLVKKAGATLAICQWGFDDEANHLLLQQELPAVRWVGGPEIELIAIATGGRIVPRFEELSPEKLGSAGLVREISFGTTKDRMLVIEECSNSRAVTILVRGGNQMLVAEAKRSLHDALCIVRSLVQEPRVVYGGGAAEIACSLAVAAQADQLASLEQYAYRAFAEALESIPLALAENSGLSAIHTLGELKAKQSATNDPALGVDCMNTGNLNMREQHVIESLRSKRQQFLLATQLVKMILKIDDIRQPTSG